The Candidatus Mesenet endosymbiont of Agriotes lineatus region TCAATTAGTATTACATTCTGATACAGAAGAAGCATGTTCATCACAACAGCAAAAAAAGAGTTTATACACATTTTCAAAAAGTGAATTAGATAAGTTGAAACATCTATCAACAAAACAATCATCTGTTCTAGATATAGAATCTACAAGCGAACTAAAAGTACACAAAACTTTAGATAAAAGACTTATAAAAAATCCATCATTTAATGAATTTATTGCATCAACACGTTTTTAAAAGAGTATGGAGCAAAATTTATAAAGCAATTGAACTTTTGTTATTTAACTTCTACCATTTACTTTAATATAAATTTCAATTCATGCAGTTTTTCATAGATTTACAATATATCCTACTGACAACTGTTTTTTTGCCATTTTTCAGCGGGTTATTTATTTACCTATGTAGCAAAAAATTGATTAGGGATATAATTACAATTACATCATCATTCCTTTTATTGGTCTTAATAATTTGTATCCATTACCTATCTTCTCACTATCAAAACTTAAGTTTTACATTACTTGATTTTGGCAAGGCACACATCAGTTTTAAAATAGAACCAATAGGCCTAACATTTAGCTTAATTGCTTCTCTATTATGGATGCTCACTAGCATTTATGCAGTTTGTTATATGCAAAAAAACTATTCTGGTGGTTCTAACCTTTTTTTTTGCTGTTTCTCTATAGCTATAGGATGCACAATATCTATCGCTTTTGCTGGAGATTTATTAACTATTTTTGTTTTTTACGAGCTTCTCACTATAAGCACTTACCCTTTAATTGTATATAACATAAACAATGAAGCAATAACTTCTGGGCGCTATTACATAGGATTGTTGCTTGGTTCTTCAATGATTTTATTTTTTCCTGGTATAGTGTTACTGCAGAATGTTACTAATTCTTTAGATTTTACAGTAGGTGGCCTGCTACAAAATAATATTGTATCTCCAACTTTTACAGTAGTTCTTTTGTTCTTATTAATCTATGGTATAGGAAAAGCAGCACTGATGCCTATGCATTTTTGGTTGCCTAAAGCAATGGTTGCTCCAACACCAGTTAGCGCACTACTTCATGCAGTAGCTGTTGTTAAGTCTGGAGTGTTTATTATTATAAAAATTGTTTTCTATATTTTTGGCATAGAAAATCTGCAAAATTTCGTAAAGCAGAGTTGGTTTTTAGGCAGCTGGCTAACGTACGTCTCCGGTTTTACAATTATAGTTGCCTCTTTAATTGCACTTAAACAAAACAATCTAAAAAAACTACTGGCTTACTCTACAATATCGCAACTATCATATATCATACTGTCAGTATCAATTTTTACTCATTCTGCAGTTAAAGCTGCAGTATTTCAACTGGCATGCCATGCTTTTGCCAAAATCACTTTGTTTTTTGCGGCAGGCTCAATAGCAACAGTATCAGGTAAAAAGTATTTACATGAAATGGGTGGAATAGGACGTAGTATGCCAATTACTACATCTGCTTTCACTGTAGGTGCATTTGCAATGATAGGCCTTCCACCTACTTCAGCTTTTTGGGGTAAATTTTTCATTATCAGATCTGCTCTTGCTGCGGGCAATTTTTTTACTATAGTAGTTTTGATAATTAGCACTCTACTGAATACTGCATACTTCGTTCCGATAATATATAATGCTTTTTTTATAAAATCATCAGACAGTTTTAAAGAAGTGCCAATTCCACTTCTTATACCCCTCATTGCTACATCAACGTTGACTTTGGTTATCTTCTTTTTCCCAAATCTAGTATTGAATCTATTAAATAGATTGTAACAACTTAAAACGTTTTTTGTTAAATAATATTTACAATATATAAGATTTAGCATACCACTAAAGTGGCTTGTATGTGGGGGATAATTATGAGTATAGAAGACGAACTTTTCAGTGCAGTAAAGGACGGTAATAAATCAAGAGTAGAGTTTTTATTAAATGAGAATAGTGCATGTATTAACGCAAGAGATGAACAAGGCAACACTTTATTACATATAGCTGTTTTGTATGGATATTACAGCATGATAGGATTATTAATGAAAAAAATGACCATCACCCAATCCAATTCAAAAAATTACATTGGTCAAACACCACTACACTTAGCAGTTTTATCAAATGATTTCGCTATGGTTAATACTTTATTGGAGTTATGTTTAAAACCTGATATAGAAGATACTAATGGTAACCTTCCTATTCACCTAGCAGCCGAGATGAGTAATGTGGAAATAATTAAACTCTTATATGCTGATAAAGAT contains the following coding sequences:
- a CDS encoding proton-conducting transporter membrane subunit, producing MQFFIDLQYILLTTVFLPFFSGLFIYLCSKKLIRDIITITSSFLLLVLIICIHYLSSHYQNLSFTLLDFGKAHISFKIEPIGLTFSLIASLLWMLTSIYAVCYMQKNYSGGSNLFFCCFSIAIGCTISIAFAGDLLTIFVFYELLTISTYPLIVYNINNEAITSGRYYIGLLLGSSMILFFPGIVLLQNVTNSLDFTVGGLLQNNIVSPTFTVVLLFLLIYGIGKAALMPMHFWLPKAMVAPTPVSALLHAVAVVKSGVFIIIKIVFYIFGIENLQNFVKQSWFLGSWLTYVSGFTIIVASLIALKQNNLKKLLAYSTISQLSYIILSVSIFTHSAVKAAVFQLACHAFAKITLFFAAGSIATVSGKKYLHEMGGIGRSMPITTSAFTVGAFAMIGLPPTSAFWGKFFIIRSALAAGNFFTIVVLIISTLLNTAYFVPIIYNAFFIKSSDSFKEVPIPLLIPLIATSTLTLVIFFFPNLVLNLLNRL